One region of Algihabitans albus genomic DNA includes:
- a CDS encoding homocysteine S-methyltransferase family protein encodes MSLTPESDRQAALADALTKRILVLDGAMGTEIQLLKLEEADYRGERFADAPGDLKGDNDLLVLTQPKMIRSIYDDYLRAGADILETNSFNATRLSQSDYDLEDAVPDINYEAARIAREAAEAFSTADKPRFVAGVLGPTSRTASISPDVSDPGKRNVDFEELRANYREAAEALLRGGSDLIMVETVFDTLNAKAALFALDELFDDLGAKWPIMISGTITDLSGRTLSGQTVEAFFYSVRHARPFSVGLNCALGPSELRAYLAELSRIADTPVSAHPNAGLPNELGGYDLSPKDMAAQLEEWMASGLLNIVGGCCGTRPDHIARIAEAAAKHKPRAVPVLKPALRLSGLEPFVAQTADDDKAAEVAA; translated from the coding sequence AAATCCAGCTCCTGAAGCTGGAGGAAGCCGACTATCGGGGCGAACGCTTCGCCGATGCGCCCGGAGATCTGAAGGGCGACAATGACCTGCTGGTCCTGACCCAGCCCAAGATGATCCGCTCGATCTACGACGACTATCTGCGGGCCGGTGCCGATATCCTGGAGACCAACAGCTTTAACGCCACCCGTCTCAGCCAGTCGGACTACGACCTGGAAGACGCGGTGCCCGACATCAACTACGAGGCGGCGCGTATCGCCCGCGAGGCCGCGGAGGCTTTCAGCACGGCGGACAAACCCCGTTTCGTCGCCGGCGTGCTGGGGCCGACCTCACGGACCGCCTCAATCTCCCCGGACGTCTCGGATCCCGGCAAGCGCAACGTCGATTTCGAGGAACTGCGGGCGAACTACCGCGAGGCGGCGGAGGCGCTGCTGCGGGGCGGCAGCGACCTGATCATGGTGGAAACGGTGTTCGACACGCTGAACGCCAAGGCCGCGCTCTTTGCCCTGGACGAGCTTTTCGATGATCTCGGCGCCAAGTGGCCGATCATGATCTCCGGCACGATCACCGACCTCTCGGGCCGCACGCTCTCCGGTCAGACGGTCGAGGCCTTCTTCTATTCGGTGCGGCATGCACGGCCCTTCAGTGTCGGCCTCAACTGCGCGCTCGGCCCCAGCGAGCTGCGGGCTTACCTGGCCGAACTGTCGCGCATCGCCGATACGCCGGTCTCGGCGCATCCCAACGCGGGTCTGCCCAACGAGCTGGGCGGCTACGATCTGAGTCCGAAGGATATGGCTGCGCAACTCGAGGAGTGGATGGCTTCGGGGCTGCTCAACATCGTCGGCGGCTGTTGCGGCACGCGTCCCGACCATATCGCGCGGATCGCCGAGGCTGCCGCGAAGCACAAACCGCGCGCGGTTCCGGTGTTGAAACCGGCCCTGCGACTGTCGGGCCTGGAGCCCTTCGTCGCGCAAACCGCGGATGACGATAAGGCAGCAGAGGTGGCGGCATGA